In Pyrobaculum sp. 3827-6, the genomic window TGGAAGTGGGTGCAGGATAGCCAAGTGCCTCTTGGCGTTTTTCAACATATCTAGGGAAATCCTGTAGCTACCCCTCACCCTCTCGTACTCTAGCGGGTCTAGAAACCTCTCCTTTTGTATCCTCACCACGTACAGCACGTCGAGTTCACGTAACACCTCCTCTAAGCTGGTGTGGAAGCTGTGTCTTAAACCTCTTGAGCGTATGTAGTCAACGGTCTCCGACCTGGGGCGTAGATACTCCGGCGAAATTAGGAATACCTTTACATTAAAATTTGCAAGTGCCTCGAGGAGGCTGTTTACAGTCCTCGCGTGGCGCAGATCGCCTACGACGCCTATATTCAGCCCGTCTATGTGGCCGAATTCTCTCCAGATGGTGTAGAGATCTAGCATTGCCTGTGTGGGGTGGTTGGAGGCCCCGTCGCCGCCGTTGACGACGGGGTTTTCTGCAACCTCGGCTGCTAGCTTCGCCGCGCCCTCATACCTATGTCTAATAACTATGAGGTCGGAGTACGCATCCAGCATTCTGACGGTGTCTGCAAGAGTCTCTCCCTTCTCTACGCTTGTGCCCTCGGCGCCCCAGAAGCCCACCACCTCCCCGCCGAGCCTCTTCATGGCGGTTTCGAAACTAAGCCTAGTCCGCGTAGAGGGTTCGAAAAAGGCCACAGCCATTACTCTGCCCTTTAGGAACTCGACGCGGCTCTTTGCATACTTCTCCATGTACTTAGCAGTTTCAAACAGCTCCTCGAGATCTCGCCTGTCAAAATCGCGGGCTGAAACAACGTCTCTCCCCCTCCACATATTGGGTCCATTACTTATATATCTTTATAAAAAATGAGCGCATGAACCCGCTAATCGTCGCCCTAGACGTGGACGTCCTCAGAGCGCTGGATCTGGTAAAGACGCTGAGGGATAAGGTAGCCGGGTTCAAGATTGGGTGGGATCTAGTATTCGAGGGCGGCGTATCGATAATAGGCGAGATCTCACGGTATGGAAACGTCATTGTTGATTTGAAAATCGCCGATGTGCCCCACATAGCGGAGAAAGTGATAAACAAGGTAATTGAGCGCGGCGCGTGTTGCGTAATTGTACACGGCTTTCTACACCCATCTCTACCAAGAGGGGATAAAATCTACGTGCTTGTTAAGATGACGGTCCCCACTCTCTATGACGAGATATGGGAAAAACTAATCGAGAAGGTTAGCAACGTCAGAGGCTTCGTCCTGCCTGGAAACCAGCCTGAATTAGTAACACGCGCGAGGAAGATAGTTGGGTGTAGCTATAGGATAATATCGCCAGGTATAGGGGCGCAAGGCGGCCGGCCTGGGGAGGCCCTCAGTGCAGGTGCCGACTTTGAGATAGTTGGGAGGTACGTCATAGAGAATCAGGAGAGGGTTAGGGAGTGGATCGGCTTCAAGCCTCGATGTTTTGAGACTCCTTAGGTGGGCCTCTTCTTATCCTTGGGATAGCTCCATGCCTCGGCCTTACGGGCTAGGTGCGAGAGGTATCTATAAAGGCCTGGATCGCCCCTCGCTTTGCTAACCACCGCGTCTAGCAACGCGATCAACTCGTCGTAGACTCTCCTGTTGACTGGATACGGGGCGCCGTCTTTTCCGCCGACGGCGAAGGCGAATTTAAACGGGTCGACAGCTGGATCGCTCCAGTCGGCGGGCGCCTTAAATACGAGCTCTGCCACAA contains:
- the pyrB gene encoding aspartate carbamoyltransferase translates to MWRGRDVVSARDFDRRDLEELFETAKYMEKYAKSRVEFLKGRVMAVAFFEPSTRTRLSFETAMKRLGGEVVGFWGAEGTSVEKGETLADTVRMLDAYSDLIVIRHRYEGAAKLAAEVAENPVVNGGDGASNHPTQAMLDLYTIWREFGHIDGLNIGVVGDLRHARTVNSLLEALANFNVKVFLISPEYLRPRSETVDYIRSRGLRHSFHTSLEEVLRELDVLYVVRIQKERFLDPLEYERVRGSYRISLDMLKNAKRHLAILHPLPRVDEIDHKVDSTPHAKYFKQAALGVPLRMALIYLILMGP
- a CDS encoding orotidine 5'-phosphate decarboxylase / HUMPS family protein; its protein translation is MNPLIVALDVDVLRALDLVKTLRDKVAGFKIGWDLVFEGGVSIIGEISRYGNVIVDLKIADVPHIAEKVINKVIERGACCVIVHGFLHPSLPRGDKIYVLVKMTVPTLYDEIWEKLIEKVSNVRGFVLPGNQPELVTRARKIVGCSYRIISPGIGAQGGRPGEALSAGADFEIVGRYVIENQERVREWIGFKPRCFETP